A single genomic interval of Persephonella atlantica harbors:
- the murI gene encoding glutamate racemase encodes MSIGIFDSGIGGLTVFREVAKEFPQADIYYLGDTARVPYGNKSKETVIRYSVEAARYLTGFGIDALIVACNTASSYALETLKEMLDIPVIGVVKPGVEMALRKTKNKRVGVIGTLATIKSNSYRDLLNKRGIHVFQKPCPLFVPLVEEGIVEGEIAELVVRNYIDELVGEGIDTLILGCTHYPLLKDTIKKLYPEIEIVDSSQAIAEFLHNEDLKFNGRGSRRIFITDESESFKRLKTVLVGDIPVEKIELSEICRI; translated from the coding sequence ATGAGCATAGGAATTTTTGATTCAGGTATTGGTGGTCTCACTGTTTTTAGAGAAGTGGCAAAAGAGTTTCCTCAGGCAGACATATACTACCTTGGAGATACTGCGAGGGTTCCATATGGAAACAAATCAAAAGAAACAGTAATCAGATATTCTGTTGAAGCTGCAAGGTATTTAACAGGTTTTGGGATTGATGCCCTTATTGTTGCCTGCAATACAGCCTCTTCATATGCACTTGAGACTCTGAAAGAGATGCTTGACATTCCGGTCATTGGTGTTGTTAAACCGGGTGTTGAAATGGCTTTAAGAAAAACAAAAAATAAAAGAGTAGGAGTGATTGGAACACTTGCCACAATAAAAAGCAATTCTTACAGAGACCTCCTTAATAAAAGAGGTATTCATGTTTTTCAAAAACCCTGTCCGCTCTTTGTTCCTCTGGTTGAAGAAGGGATAGTGGAGGGAGAAATTGCAGAGCTTGTTGTGAGAAATTACATTGATGAATTAGTGGGGGAAGGTATTGATACTCTTATATTGGGATGTACCCATTATCCCCTTTTAAAAGACACTATAAAAAAACTGTATCCAGAGATTGAAATTGTAGACTCTTCACAGGCAATAGCTGAATTTCTCCATAACGAAGATCTGAAATTCAACGGTAGAGGAAGCAGAAGAATATTTATAACAGACGAATCAGAGAGCTTCAAAAGATTAAAAACAGTCCTTGTAGGTGATATCCCTGTGGAAAAAATAGAACTCTCGGAGATATGCAGGATTTAG
- the rsfS gene encoding ribosome silencing factor, with protein sequence MESRDIVEEIIKAAEDKKGKDLLVLEIGKVSPIADYMVIVSGDVPVHTKAICDEITHRLKRKGIIPSHIEGYNEGRWIAIDYGDVMVNIFIPELREYYNLEWLWSDAPVVYRAEEKDEHRNF encoded by the coding sequence ATAGAGTCCAGAGATATAGTTGAAGAGATAATAAAGGCAGCCGAAGATAAAAAAGGTAAAGATTTGTTGGTTCTGGAAATTGGGAAGGTTTCTCCTATTGCAGACTACATGGTTATTGTATCTGGAGACGTTCCTGTTCACACAAAGGCAATATGCGATGAGATAACCCATAGACTGAAAAGAAAGGGAATTATCCCTTCACATATTGAAGGCTATAACGAAGGAAGATGGATTGCTATAGATTATGGAGATGTGATGGTTAACATTTTTATACCTGAACTGAGGGAATACTATAACCTTGAGTGGCTCTGGTCTGACGCACCTGTTGTTTACAGAGCAGAGGAAAAAGATGAGCATAGGAATTTTTGA
- a CDS encoding outer membrane protein assembly factor BamD: MKKILLALLVSATVFSCAEKVVKKEQVMTKAIQLYKKGEYDDAKEYFKKAIYEAQNMTTTDIMEARYHLANIYFLEENYIDAIVEFEEFLSLFPTSPYVPEVLYKLAFSYLKVSPSPDRDLTYVKKAEEKAEELIDSYPDTVYARKAKDIINKVRKVKAQHLIEIADLYEHLGKYYSASVYYNMVFDDYPDQIKKDYIIYKIAYNLANADQQYEDEIKRYQERIKKIEEKIEKEKNLEKRNVLLNRKKLLEEHINRLEERIRKSKERAAQIIKHALSKYPDSRYVDKMKKLLEKLHEEG, translated from the coding sequence ATGAAAAAGATACTGTTAGCTCTGCTTGTATCAGCGACGGTTTTCTCCTGTGCTGAGAAAGTAGTAAAAAAAGAACAGGTAATGACAAAGGCTATTCAGCTCTACAAAAAGGGTGAGTATGATGATGCTAAAGAGTATTTTAAGAAGGCTATCTACGAAGCCCAGAACATGACAACAACAGATATAATGGAAGCAAGATACCACCTTGCTAACATATATTTTTTGGAAGAAAACTATATCGATGCTATTGTTGAGTTTGAAGAGTTTTTATCCCTTTTTCCCACTTCTCCTTATGTCCCTGAAGTTCTTTACAAACTGGCATTTTCTTATTTAAAGGTATCTCCATCGCCTGACAGAGATCTTACATACGTTAAAAAAGCAGAGGAAAAGGCCGAAGAACTTATTGATAGTTATCCGGATACTGTGTATGCAAGAAAGGCAAAGGATATAATAAATAAAGTAAGGAAAGTTAAAGCACAACATCTGATAGAGATAGCAGACCTTTATGAACATCTTGGAAAGTATTACTCGGCTTCGGTCTATTACAATATGGTTTTTGATGATTATCCAGACCAGATTAAAAAGGATTACATTATTTACAAAATAGCATACAATCTGGCAAACGCAGATCAGCAGTACGAGGATGAAATAAAAAGATATCAGGAAAGGATAAAAAAGATAGAGGAAAAGATAGAGAAAGAGAAAAATCTTGAAAAGAGAAATGTTCTATTAAACAGGAAAAAACTGTTAGAGGAACATATAAACAGGCTTGAAGAAAGGATAAGGAAAAGTAAGGAAAGGGCAGCCCAAATAATAAAACATGCATTAAGTAAGTATCCAGATTCCCGGTATGTTGATAAGATGAAAAAACTTCTGGAAAAATTACACGAGGAGGGTTAG
- a CDS encoding Rne/Rng family ribonuclease has translation MDRELIIISSKDLYLYVIYEDGEPVELRVEYRELLKQSGNIYKGKVKRVIPAMNAAFVDIGEDREAFLPLKDIKNCHEIKPNETVIVQVKRAAISSKGAKLSCKITLPGKYLVLIPSDPYITISTKIEDKEQRERLKEHIRWLLEPFNENGYGYIIRTSAVEATDEAIIEDFLSLKHQWETILKSSKKKRTPSLLYEESSKIYSILRDYAGNFSRIISDDIKKLKEIKEYVSKNFNRQIKLEPYRKRKVSLYSYYEVDRLINKILNPYVWLKSGGYLVIEETEALVSIDVNSGSHCRHKTLEETAYHTNIEAMKEIAKHLRLRDLGGIVIIDFIDMKDEEKKKALIEQFKQEVKKDKRPVKIKSFTSLGLLELTRKKIEDSLIKQLTDICITCQGNGFIKSRYLFSFELEKKISELKPFVKLSIKVHPYMYKTAKELIRQLKLTSSVDIISDITQQINKFSIERVE, from the coding sequence GTGGATAGAGAGCTTATTATTATTTCTTCAAAAGACCTTTACCTATACGTGATTTACGAAGATGGAGAACCTGTTGAGTTAAGGGTTGAATACAGAGAATTACTGAAACAGTCAGGGAATATATATAAAGGAAAGGTAAAAAGGGTTATCCCTGCCATGAATGCTGCATTTGTTGATATTGGGGAAGACAGGGAGGCATTTCTACCGCTGAAGGACATAAAAAACTGTCATGAGATAAAGCCAAACGAAACTGTTATTGTACAGGTTAAAAGAGCTGCAATCAGCTCTAAAGGAGCAAAACTTTCCTGTAAAATAACACTTCCTGGAAAATATCTTGTACTGATTCCCAGCGACCCTTACATAACGATATCAACAAAGATTGAAGATAAAGAGCAGAGGGAAAGATTAAAGGAACATATAAGGTGGCTTTTAGAGCCTTTCAATGAAAACGGATACGGGTACATAATAAGAACTTCCGCTGTTGAAGCTACGGATGAAGCTATTATTGAGGACTTTTTATCATTAAAGCATCAATGGGAAACCATTCTGAAAAGCTCAAAAAAGAAAAGAACTCCATCCCTTCTGTATGAGGAGTCTTCAAAGATATACAGCATACTGAGAGATTATGCAGGGAATTTTTCCCGGATAATATCAGATGATATTAAAAAACTGAAAGAGATAAAAGAGTACGTCAGTAAAAACTTTAACAGACAGATAAAACTGGAACCTTACAGAAAGAGGAAAGTATCTCTTTACAGCTATTATGAGGTGGACAGGCTGATAAACAAAATCCTCAATCCATACGTGTGGCTGAAAAGTGGTGGATATTTAGTGATTGAGGAAACAGAAGCTCTCGTATCTATTGATGTGAACAGTGGAAGCCACTGCAGACATAAAACACTGGAAGAAACCGCATATCATACAAATATTGAAGCCATGAAAGAGATTGCAAAACATCTGAGGCTGAGAGATTTAGGTGGAATTGTCATTATAGACTTTATAGACATGAAAGATGAAGAAAAGAAAAAGGCACTTATAGAACAGTTTAAACAGGAAGTAAAAAAGGACAAAAGGCCTGTTAAAATAAAAAGTTTTACATCTCTCGGACTGCTTGAGCTGACAAGAAAAAAGATTGAGGACAGTCTTATAAAACAGCTCACAGATATCTGTATAACGTGTCAGGGAAATGGTTTTATCAAAAGCAGATATCTGTTCAGCTTTGAGCTTGAGAAAAAGATATCTGAGCTTAAACCTTTTGTGAAATTGAGTATAAAAGTCCATCCTTACATGTATAAGACTGCAAAGGAACTCATCAGGCAATTGAAACTGACCAGTAGTGTTGATATTATTTCTGATATAACCCAGCAGATAAATAAATTTTCAATAGAGAGAGTGGAATGA
- a CDS encoding 4Fe-4S binding protein, translated as MSTQVETAQACPQPSYWETHKFTVMRNLVYILVILALIVIPVFKIAKIDLAHDEAWIFWKKVPVEDGLMPVILALGFFAILVIVMNLFNGRVFCGWICPGGWVAELQDKLRRKMYHSRSSTVGKISYYLVSLVVAVLFLALFFNWVTDLRVFFYTTNPMFGWMWFAFLSALVVVYFEVFIGKRWCRTFCPTGIYQKITPYHHKFKTTMAPQFNLSDCGSCRECIKNCPMALDPRRMAYINDFYKGIQACIVCGECVDTCKQVRLSECKEPLMTWVTELPERDPDFVSGKVSK; from the coding sequence ATGTCAACTCAGGTTGAAACAGCTCAGGCATGTCCCCAGCCTTCTTACTGGGAAACCCACAAATTCACAGTTATGAGAAATCTTGTTTATATTCTGGTTATACTTGCACTTATAGTTATACCTGTATTTAAGATTGCAAAGATTGACCTTGCCCATGATGAGGCCTGGATTTTCTGGAAAAAGGTTCCTGTGGAAGATGGTCTGATGCCTGTTATTCTGGCACTCGGTTTTTTTGCCATTCTTGTTATCGTTATGAACCTCTTTAACGGAAGAGTATTCTGTGGATGGATATGTCCGGGAGGATGGGTTGCAGAGCTTCAGGATAAATTAAGAAGGAAAATGTATCACTCCCGTTCATCAACTGTAGGCAAAATAAGTTATTATCTTGTTTCTCTTGTTGTTGCTGTCCTTTTCCTTGCTCTTTTCTTTAACTGGGTTACAGACCTGAGAGTCTTTTTTTATACAACAAACCCAATGTTTGGCTGGATGTGGTTTGCGTTTTTGTCAGCTCTGGTTGTTGTTTATTTTGAAGTGTTTATCGGTAAAAGGTGGTGCAGAACCTTCTGTCCAACTGGAATCTATCAGAAGATAACTCCCTATCATCATAAATTTAAAACAACTATGGCTCCCCAGTTTAACCTTTCTGACTGCGGTAGCTGTAGAGAATGTATAAAGAACTGTCCCATGGCTCTTGACCCAAGAAGAATGGCTTACATAAATGATTTTTACAAAGGTATACAGGCATGTATTGTATGCGGAGAGTGTGTTGATACCTGTAAACAGGTCAGACTCTCTGAGTGTAAAGAACCTCTAATGACGTGGGTCACAGAGCTTCCAGAAAGAGATCCAGATTTTGTTTCGGGGAAGGTATCCAAATAA
- a CDS encoding PEGA domain-containing protein has translation MKKIFAFFLLVAAAVFLSSCEGKGKLVIKEPPNADVYINGKHVGKTPIELELKEGKYTIEVAVSPFDMERKKDVWVYFDHTTELSFKPTPKGILVIDTKPQGADVIDGRNPIGKTPFNDKIDVGEHHIILKLGAVGTSRVVNIKYGKTTKLFVNLEKAVVHFRAEPSQAKLNIDGKEIGTFPVNLELDEGTHIITVSYKHYADTFRLKVKKGDEITVNYILTDVQLPPIQAYGPITFTPDKKYLVTMGKAGIYFWDLKKFKPQISLYDPKDVRNFDKFINYAISEDGHYVVGIKPIRRLAYALPQNLKGKKVDKILVWDLKTTFPVMSKLYPMEALITAISSDNSKIYFVTADSKIKSAELKTGKLLKDENISHTPSFGRYYKGKIYIGTEDGYLIIYDTVSDSIVREEKIHSGKITDVEISHDGKEIITSSIDGTVKIHTTELNPVRTITVGKKVFSANISPSKSKIAVGLGNKTVVVKELSTGKELYSIKNLHFVPSSLLFSDEEVLIVASSIKEPEIDIFRNGHLMRKWIQTIR, from the coding sequence ATGAAAAAGATTTTTGCATTTTTTTTATTGGTGGCAGCAGCAGTATTTTTATCATCATGTGAAGGTAAGGGCAAATTAGTTATCAAAGAACCTCCCAATGCCGATGTTTACATTAACGGAAAACATGTAGGTAAAACCCCTATTGAGCTTGAGCTGAAAGAAGGTAAGTATACAATTGAAGTTGCTGTTTCTCCCTTTGACATGGAAAGGAAAAAAGATGTATGGGTTTACTTTGACCACACAACAGAGCTTTCCTTTAAACCAACCCCAAAGGGCATCCTGGTAATTGATACAAAGCCTCAAGGAGCTGATGTTATTGATGGAAGAAACCCTATCGGGAAAACACCATTCAATGACAAGATAGATGTTGGGGAACACCACATCATCCTGAAACTTGGTGCCGTTGGAACTTCAAGAGTTGTGAACATAAAGTATGGAAAAACAACAAAGCTATTTGTAAACTTAGAAAAAGCTGTCGTTCATTTCAGGGCAGAACCTTCTCAGGCAAAACTCAACATAGATGGAAAAGAAATAGGAACATTTCCTGTAAATCTTGAACTGGACGAAGGAACACACATCATAACAGTTTCTTACAAACATTATGCAGATACATTCAGGCTTAAGGTTAAAAAGGGAGATGAGATAACGGTAAATTACATACTCACAGATGTTCAGCTTCCTCCTATTCAGGCGTATGGTCCCATAACATTCACACCAGATAAAAAGTACCTGGTAACAATGGGCAAAGCAGGTATATATTTCTGGGATTTAAAAAAGTTTAAACCACAGATCTCACTGTACGACCCAAAAGATGTGAGAAACTTTGACAAATTTATCAATTATGCGATATCAGAAGACGGTCATTATGTAGTGGGAATTAAACCGATTAGAAGACTTGCCTATGCTCTTCCTCAAAATCTAAAAGGTAAAAAAGTTGACAAAATTCTGGTATGGGATTTAAAAACAACATTCCCTGTAATGTCAAAGCTGTATCCAATGGAAGCATTAATAACTGCTATAAGCAGTGACAACTCAAAAATTTACTTTGTTACAGCAGACAGCAAGATAAAAAGTGCTGAACTGAAGACAGGTAAACTACTGAAGGACGAGAATATAAGCCATACACCTTCCTTTGGTAGATACTATAAAGGGAAAATATACATAGGAACAGAAGATGGATACCTGATTATCTATGACACAGTTTCAGACTCTATTGTTAGAGAAGAGAAGATACATTCAGGAAAAATCACAGATGTTGAAATATCCCACGATGGCAAAGAAATCATAACCTCGTCCATCGATGGAACTGTTAAGATACATACAACAGAGCTTAACCCTGTAAGGACTATAACTGTTGGCAAAAAGGTGTTTTCTGCAAATATTTCCCCATCAAAATCTAAAATAGCAGTAGGGTTAGGCAACAAAACTGTAGTAGTGAAAGAGTTAAGCACAGGGAAAGAGCTCTACAGCATAAAAAATCTTCACTTTGTTCCATCATCACTTCTGTTTTCTGATGAAGAGGTCTTAATAGTTGCATCATCCATAAAAGAACCAGAGATTGATATCTTCAGAAATGGTCATCTTATGAGAAAGTGGATTCAGACCATCAGATGA
- the purF gene encoding amidophosphoribosyltransferase, translating to MCGVFGVFNSTDASHMTFLGLHALQHRGQESAGIAVSDGYDIHLKLGEGLVTRVFKESDLKELKGDLAIGHVRYSTSGGSDPKNIQPFFAHFYGGSFAIAHNGNLVNAVEIRNELEKNGAIFRSTSDTEVFVHLIAKAKEPPPSHIMLHKNDRDFLPLVFSAMSKVKGAYSLLILREKQLIAVRDPYGFRPLVLGKNRSGSYFVASETCALDIIDAEYLRDIKPGEVLVIDDTGMRSYFPLDHADQPRKCIFEFVYFARPDSLIFQDWVYEIRKEMGRTLAKEYPVDADYVVPVLDSGLIAAMGYSEESKIPLEIGLIRNHYVGRSFIQPKQEIRDLSVRLKLNPVRQVIEGKKLVVIDDSLVRGTTSKKIVNMLRRAGAKEIHLLLSSPPVISPCYYGIDTPTKEELIAANMSLQQIRDYIGADSLYYLSLEGMIASANKHRQKGFCTACFDEKYPVL from the coding sequence ATGTGTGGAGTTTTTGGAGTATTTAACAGCACAGATGCATCACATATGACTTTTTTAGGACTTCATGCTCTGCAGCATAGAGGTCAGGAATCTGCAGGTATTGCTGTATCTGACGGATATGACATACATCTAAAATTGGGAGAAGGCCTTGTAACAAGAGTTTTTAAAGAGTCAGACCTCAAGGAACTAAAGGGAGATTTAGCCATAGGTCACGTCAGATATTCAACTTCCGGCGGTTCCGACCCCAAGAACATACAGCCGTTCTTTGCACACTTTTACGGAGGCTCCTTTGCTATAGCCCACAACGGAAATCTTGTCAATGCAGTAGAAATCAGAAATGAACTGGAAAAAAATGGAGCCATATTCAGGTCAACTTCTGATACAGAGGTGTTTGTTCACCTGATAGCAAAGGCAAAAGAGCCTCCTCCATCCCACATTATGTTGCATAAAAACGACAGAGATTTTCTTCCCCTTGTATTTTCTGCAATGTCTAAGGTAAAAGGTGCTTACTCCCTTCTCATACTGAGGGAAAAACAGCTTATAGCCGTAAGAGACCCTTATGGTTTCAGACCTCTTGTACTTGGGAAAAACAGGTCAGGAAGTTATTTTGTTGCTTCGGAAACCTGTGCATTAGACATTATTGATGCTGAGTACCTGAGGGACATAAAACCTGGCGAGGTTTTAGTTATAGACGATACTGGTATGCGTTCTTACTTTCCTCTTGACCATGCAGACCAGCCCCGTAAATGTATATTTGAGTTTGTTTATTTTGCAAGGCCAGACAGCCTGATATTTCAGGACTGGGTTTATGAAATAAGGAAAGAGATGGGTAGAACACTGGCAAAAGAGTATCCAGTAGATGCAGATTATGTGGTTCCTGTCCTTGACTCAGGTCTGATTGCAGCAATGGGATACTCAGAGGAAAGTAAAATTCCTCTTGAGATAGGACTGATTAGAAATCACTATGTAGGAAGGAGCTTTATACAGCCAAAACAGGAAATAAGAGACCTGAGCGTAAGACTAAAACTCAATCCTGTAAGGCAGGTGATTGAAGGAAAAAAACTGGTTGTGATAGATGACTCACTGGTTAGAGGGACAACCAGCAAAAAGATTGTAAACATGCTGAGAAGGGCAGGGGCAAAAGAGATACACCTGCTTTTAAGCTCTCCCCCTGTAATCAGTCCATGTTACTACGGTATAGACACGCCAACAAAAGAGGAGCTTATTGCAGCAAACATGAGTCTGCAACAGATTAGAGATTACATTGGAGCAGATTCTCTTTATTACCTATCCCTTGAAGGTATGATAGCATCAGCAAACAAACACAGACAGAAAGGTTTCTGTACAGCCTGTTTTGATGAAAAATACCCTGTTTTATAA
- a CDS encoding M24 family metallopeptidase: protein MKLLQVQERIKKEDIGGFLFSSIPSVFYLSRFHSTNAYVLLTENRKLFITDSRYYEGAKEKLKDWEVVLIGKKNKKQIEELSEIINQLKIKKLGFEEDRTTVSFYRKLKEVVISELVGFSGFLNPFRASKTEEEINIIRKAVEKTDRVFAYILEKIPQAKDELDLRRMIINQIFLEGGEGESFPAIVASGKNSAVPHHETSHAKIEKNQPVLIDMGMVYEGYCSDFTRTVFYGKVDREFEKIYHIVKEAHLAAVEKVKAGVPVKEIDLAARKVIEKYGYGDYFLHSTGHGVGIEIHEPPRVSHLSEEVLLKNAVITIEPGIYIPGKYGVRLENIVVVREKGCEVLTQTSLQPVSIT from the coding sequence TTGAAGCTACTGCAGGTTCAGGAGAGAATAAAAAAGGAAGACATTGGCGGATTTCTTTTTTCCAGCATACCTTCTGTTTTTTATCTTTCCCGGTTTCACTCAACGAATGCGTATGTATTACTTACAGAAAACAGGAAACTGTTTATAACAGACAGCAGATACTACGAAGGAGCAAAAGAAAAACTGAAAGATTGGGAAGTCGTGCTGATTGGAAAGAAAAACAAAAAACAGATAGAGGAGCTGTCAGAGATAATTAACCAGCTGAAGATAAAGAAGTTAGGCTTTGAGGAGGACAGAACGACAGTATCATTTTACAGAAAGTTAAAAGAGGTAGTAATATCTGAGCTTGTTGGTTTTTCAGGTTTTTTAAACCCATTTAGAGCATCAAAAACAGAAGAAGAGATAAACATAATAAGGAAAGCTGTTGAAAAAACAGACAGAGTATTTGCATACATTCTTGAGAAGATACCTCAGGCAAAGGACGAGCTTGATCTGAGAAGGATGATAATAAATCAGATTTTTTTGGAAGGTGGAGAAGGGGAGAGCTTCCCTGCCATCGTTGCATCAGGGAAAAATTCTGCTGTTCCCCATCACGAAACATCCCATGCAAAAATAGAAAAAAATCAGCCTGTTCTGATAGATATGGGGATGGTTTACGAAGGATACTGCTCAGATTTTACAAGAACAGTCTTTTATGGGAAAGTAGATAGAGAGTTTGAAAAGATATACCACATCGTAAAAGAAGCCCATTTAGCAGCAGTTGAAAAAGTAAAGGCAGGTGTTCCTGTCAAAGAAATAGATTTAGCAGCAAGGAAAGTTATAGAAAAATACGGCTACGGTGATTATTTTTTACATTCAACGGGACATGGTGTTGGAATAGAGATACACGAACCTCCAAGAGTATCCCACCTGTCAGAGGAGGTGCTGTTAAAAAACGCCGTTATAACAATAGAACCGGGCATATACATACCGGGAAAGTACGGCGTAAGACTGGAAAACATTGTGGTGGTCAGGGAAAAAGGCTGTGAAGTTCTGACCCAGACCTCCCTTCAGCCTGTCTCTATCACCTGA
- a CDS encoding EAL domain-containing protein, with amino-acid sequence MISLSYLSPYVEKIISEENSDYISTFGKEKEILTTANQIKRAVLKGFDNDSPEEIFFQLGERFSKRKKPFINGISIINFVKNELLKKLYVEQKFKLLIPFIDSFFERALNSFSKGYLFYTVNSFTEEYKIFDLWKLKDYKKTHILWILELSRFILGEKDNPPQINHRKCEMNRILKDPAFRIKFPDEKVYLQTLQIHKAIHEYAKNLIFYLNSKKFMEAYFLYKSIIAESYRFINDLDNIHFIFEMNRENIFFKSISSVAKSEVSFLTVINVRNLGIINKFYGKEVGDSILDSIHKRLSVILSTKNNIFIRGSSGEFYILHRKKPENPEEFGKRLKEEIEQIKIKADIEVRFNVSVAVLEIGGLTEIKELNRIISHAVQKAKESEEGVVFFNKDKIREEFSSEIKKIYKDVATIKKAFREKSIDLFFQPIFNIKTGKLEHLEALARIKQEDRYIPAGAFIDLIYSMNLIKELDSAVLSKTAEYAKNLKSITDRLFINVSFLSISSSDFINMLIKQKEKLEQEGIDMIIELTEQSLLENIELIKFLKNRYDLTFAVDDFGIGYSSIRTVYDLSDVGAIRYLKIDGSLIKNIHTSERNIKPVETIVNFAKTLNLKVIAEYVENEKILKRLESLSVDYGQGFYLSKPSHIKELLKWKN; translated from the coding sequence GTGATTTCCCTTTCATATCTATCTCCATATGTGGAAAAGATAATCAGCGAAGAAAACAGTGATTACATATCAACATTTGGCAAAGAAAAGGAGATACTTACAACTGCAAATCAGATTAAAAGGGCTGTCCTTAAAGGATTCGATAATGATTCACCTGAGGAAATATTTTTTCAGCTTGGAGAAAGGTTCTCTAAAAGGAAAAAACCTTTTATAAACGGCATATCTATCATAAACTTTGTAAAAAATGAGCTACTGAAAAAGCTGTACGTAGAACAGAAGTTTAAACTGCTTATCCCATTTATAGACAGTTTCTTTGAAAGGGCATTAAACAGTTTCTCAAAGGGATACCTGTTCTATACAGTAAACAGCTTTACAGAGGAGTACAAAATTTTTGACCTGTGGAAGCTCAAAGATTACAAAAAGACACATATACTGTGGATACTGGAGCTTTCCCGCTTTATTCTTGGAGAAAAGGACAACCCACCTCAGATTAACCACAGAAAGTGTGAGATGAACAGAATCCTGAAAGACCCTGCATTCAGGATAAAATTTCCTGACGAAAAAGTTTATCTTCAGACATTACAGATACATAAAGCCATACACGAGTATGCAAAAAATCTTATATTCTATCTGAACTCTAAAAAATTTATGGAAGCATACTTCCTGTACAAATCTATAATCGCTGAGTCCTACAGGTTTATAAACGATCTTGATAACATTCACTTTATTTTTGAGATGAACAGGGAAAATATATTCTTCAAATCCATATCTTCTGTAGCAAAAAGCGAGGTCTCTTTTCTTACAGTTATTAACGTAAGGAATCTTGGCATCATAAACAAATTTTACGGAAAAGAGGTAGGAGACAGCATACTTGACAGCATCCACAAAAGGCTGTCTGTTATTCTCAGCACAAAGAACAACATATTCATAAGAGGCTCTTCTGGAGAGTTTTACATTCTGCACAGAAAAAAGCCAGAGAACCCTGAAGAGTTTGGCAAGAGATTGAAAGAAGAGATTGAGCAGATAAAAATAAAAGCAGACATTGAGGTCAGATTTAATGTCTCTGTAGCTGTTTTAGAGATTGGAGGACTGACAGAGATAAAGGAGCTGAACAGGATAATATCTCATGCTGTTCAGAAGGCAAAAGAGTCTGAAGAGGGGGTTGTGTTTTTCAATAAAGATAAGATTAGGGAGGAGTTTTCTTCAGAGATAAAAAAAATTTACAAGGATGTTGCAACCATTAAGAAAGCCTTCAGAGAAAAAAGTATAGATCTGTTTTTCCAGCCTATATTCAACATCAAAACAGGAAAGTTAGAACATCTGGAAGCCCTTGCAAGAATAAAACAGGAAGACAGATACATACCAGCAGGAGCGTTTATTGACCTTATATACAGTATGAATCTGATAAAGGAGTTAGACAGCGCCGTTTTATCAAAGACAGCAGAATACGCAAAAAATCTAAAAAGCATAACAGACAGGTTGTTTATAAATGTCAGCTTTCTGTCCATATCCTCTTCTGATTTTATAAATATGCTGATAAAACAGAAGGAAAAGCTTGAACAGGAAGGTATAGACATGATAATTGAGCTTACAGAGCAGTCATTACTTGAGAATATAGAACTTATAAAGTTCCTGAAAAACAGATATGACCTTACATTTGCCGTTGATGATTTTGGAATAGGATACTCATCTATAAGAACAGTTTACGACCTGTCGGATGTTGGAGCAATAAGATACCTTAAGATTGACGGCTCACTGATAAAAAATATTCACACATCTGAAAGAAATATAAAACCTGTAGAAACCATAGTGAATTTTGCAAAAACACTTAATCTGAAGGTAATAGCAGAATATGTTGAAAACGAAAAGATTCTCAAACGCCTTGAAAGCCTCTCTGTTGATTATGGTCAGGGATTTTATCTTTCAAAACCATCACACATCAAGGAACTACTCAAATGGAAGAACTGA